The genome window CGGCTTTCTCTTCCTGAACACATTCGTCACTATCTGCTCAAAGCATTAAAAATCAGAATAATTCATCTATTGAAACGGCAGGAAAAATCACATTCGCCGATTACACAGGCAGATTTAGACGATCTGTGGTCCGAGCCTTCCACGGATGAAGTTTACGCCGAAAAAGAAGAAGCTGAAAACCGGCAGGAGCTGATGCGCAGGCTGGTCGCACTGCTTCCGCATCGCCAGCAGGAGGCGATCAGACTTCGTTACACCGAAAATATGGATTATCAGGAAATAGGAAACATCCTTTCAGTGAACCGGCAATCGGCGCAGAACCTTGTCCACCGTGCTGTTCAAAAACTTCGTGAGTGGCTGAAATAGCCATATTTTATTCTGCATTTGCAAATTTTTTACTTTTTTTCAATGGCAAGTGAGTATGATCATAGCTGTTTTGTTATATACTGATAAATAACAGGCAGTAATGTGATTAAAGACTACACAAATTTCAGCGTAATTGACCTGGCGATAGATGATGCCTTCCTGCGGCACTATTTGTTACCAAGCCCTGAATCCGATCTGTTTTGGTACAATTGGCTGCGCGATAATCCGGGACAAGCAACAGACTGGGAGGAAGCCCGCAAGCTGGTAGAAGCAGTCCTGCTTGGATTAAAGGACTACACACGCATTTATCTTTCGGAAGAAGCAGAAGAAGAGTTGCTTCAAAGAATCTGGGCGACCAATCGCTCCGCGCAGCCGGACCGGGAAAAGGTCGTTCCGATGGTAAGCTGGCAACATAGCCGCCTGTTGGCCGCATGCGTGGTGCTGGCTATCCTTGCCGCGGGTTACTGGTTTGTATGGCAGCATGATGCAGCAGGTTCCATGTATCAGAAGCAGGTTTCCCAATTACAGGATACGCGCATTGAAAAGGTTAACTCACTTTCACAGCCGCAAATATTCTACCTTCCCGACAGCAGTTCCGTGCTCCTGTTTCCTGCCAGTAAGATGAGCTATTCAAGCGCCTATAACAATGAGAACCGCAATGTATACTTGTCGGGCAAAGCGATTTTTGACGTTCGTAAAAATCCGGAGCGGCCGTTTTTGGTATATGCCAATGAAATTATAACCAAAGTACTCGGCACACGCTTCGAAGTAAGTGCTTTTGAAAAAGACGCGGATGTAATCGTAAAGGTGCAGAGCGGCCAAGTATCTGTTTATCAGGAAAAAGAATACAGTAACAGCTCGGGACAGCATTCAGAAAAAGCGGGCGTGCTGCTCTTGCCCAACCAGCAGGTCGTGTTCAAACGGACTGGCGAACAGTTCAACAAAGCACTGGTTGAAAGTCCTGCATTACTCCCGGCTGCACCTGTCAGCGCATTTGTGTATGATGAAACCCCGGTGTTGAGGGTTTTGGAAGAAATTGAAATGGCTTACGGTGTTGATATTGTCTTCAGTGACGAATTACTCCAAAGCTGCGAGCTTACCGCAAATCTGAGCGAGGAGCCCCTGCGTGGCAAGCTGGATATCATTTGCCGGTCCATCGGCGCTACTTATGAGATTGTGGATGCGCAGATCATTA of Dyadobacter chenhuakuii contains these proteins:
- a CDS encoding RNA polymerase sigma factor; this encodes MLSQPMDGNVDEQQLWKAFQSGSEDAYTHLYRLHVKAMYRYGMSLVPVSEAFVLDCIHDVFTEIWIKRERLSLPEHIRHYLLKALKIRIIHLLKRQEKSHSPITQADLDDLWSEPSTDEVYAEKEEAENRQELMRRLVALLPHRQQEAIRLRYTENMDYQEIGNILSVNRQSAQNLVHRAVQKLREWLK
- a CDS encoding FecR family protein; this encodes MIKDYTNFSVIDLAIDDAFLRHYLLPSPESDLFWYNWLRDNPGQATDWEEARKLVEAVLLGLKDYTRIYLSEEAEEELLQRIWATNRSAQPDREKVVPMVSWQHSRLLAACVVLAILAAGYWFVWQHDAAGSMYQKQVSQLQDTRIEKVNSLSQPQIFYLPDSSSVLLFPASKMSYSSAYNNENRNVYLSGKAIFDVRKNPERPFLVYANEIITKVLGTRFEVSAFEKDADVIVKVQSGQVSVYQEKEYSNSSGQHSEKAGVLLLPNQQVVFKRTGEQFNKALVESPALLPAAPVSAFVYDETPVLRVLEEIEMAYGVDIVFSDELLQSCELTANLSEEPLRGKLDIICRSIGATYEIVDAQIIITSKGCKEI